The following coding sequences are from one Onychostoma macrolepis isolate SWU-2019 chromosome 24, ASM1243209v1, whole genome shotgun sequence window:
- the LOC131533275 gene encoding polycystin-1-like protein 1 isoform X1: protein MFLLCRFVFSLILSVIFALRHVKGNSGYAVQWFFELSNCSSLGSLQGQKTELPLCSKLCFSEGCFSSEYVPSGNETGWLAVHSSRRPSVHDATVVALTDRVQIGKPLLLEVSGILNLSKENFSMVFITFSGNSGPQGLHNISVMGNGYLTCYIDAILHAAGLYHLNVTVTNSIYTHSASWKIRACPFGTEYLNLMLSKRDQDIPSCAPLPTDAEDKRQGHTRAVWIFSDKRAYATETDIKFVAVTEEPDPLYIHWKFGDAPEIKTTSRIYKKRYRLPDKYNVTVSVCDGLASISSDVYPLVIQRAVQPNRLLYSPSVLSHSSVNVTCRISAGTDVSYIWNFGDGTERDGSSTEHHVYNRTGEYIIEVIISNLVSSASLTGHIFVVEELCQPPPVKNMGPNKIQVWRYQTVHLAVTFEAQIQCNVSRGLLYRWTIYDMSGQRLLFPHIDTGRQYIDLPKYLLHYGTYKAIAKVQVTGSVVYSNYSVLIEVVRSHPVSVLSEATNIFINRQSGTIITLDGRKSHDPDYPNNTISYSWSCRPVNTEESSCFNRNIVTTSAVLTFPALSLKADFDLLKFTLTVRSGHRSSSSEMFITVTSKHVSNIHMSCKQVRENSVNWNEQFSVSALCDACGFNAKNVTYYWKLYLVNSSSKAVPEIPFCSSMDLGLPSRIQESLHFSQPAVTPYTPTHFTEPSLPVSLAPYLLSDDTDLTAPVSQDTLTSIIHKKHHNIGVHTLIESPSTNTHHHAAFPTIASSPPPFLPSFPGETESSGSQWQYQGSLPASDKVSLTDMTSDFHTEDMIYTDAYQESISGDHLSLPEYDYYNYGIEEADPGVGRPTGTNSVGFSWNGVSFPHSYDNEGDNLVDPSLLGPAVSEKTLLDLDRQLIQSYTLTGLSSSVVTFKPFMLKPKSLYLLEVSAISEKRLQGKSQLFFHTQAVPEGMSCQVQPNTGYEIHTHFSIFCSSGKEDLLYEYSFSVGNDPKKLLYEGRDFQHYFSLPSGDPNDDYKVTIYIEIKNRFGAATKPCPVKVTVLPSFQRNSSSQLNPDQELYMYGVGNLTGLSKIGSNREIINYISLMIAVLNRLSLDLDSSVELLTLTRASIITAACQLSITDKEILFEIIHRLTDLIKVSSQVTFYSAKQVIQHVHDISSLSHESKPPAGHILDSGMVKALVSLLSGVLEAPALSSRPGHQLTNKVLYTITDLVLECLLSSNVLQCNVNTTFMEVLAWKDERSHSVVQTFGLTAFHLTDFLEMQFQQWSRNSQHKPCVITWLAVYRQSPYRWSRHVQLSGETADIRLYNCTTRKEIKVRHLSTPVTIEFQRKEETNQSRHTRFTLLHGQVNTHRFNITSQTLQRAFQITVQFNRPAERPFPVLLLLRMYEQPTPNLHNKQKMYHWKGQTAHIFLPQSYLHAAGSVYLRLLNADYNKSPSNKYIARAVNYTLRIESVECLSWDGVKEQKPSGCFSHGGVSTDKIHCSCNHLASFAVSHENIISSYNSADVSQFIHSKTNFILIIFSVIFLALYVVVLVICRKADVSIQKTTGSFLLPENNPSDRFLYAVTIDTGLRSRTRMTAKVHIILYGDKGVSQTRELSSSDSKLFTCNSRNTFILSCTESLGRVWKVRLWHDNGGSSPSWYLSHVVVKDLVQGSCWFFLGQCWLAVDEGDGRVERSLVASECSLTFKQFLYLKLTEYLEDFHPWLSVYSRPSFSSHTHTQRWSVCLLLLHCYMCVSAALVNLLEKQCFVEMGLIDVSPVSMVTGLCSALAVLPVGGLVSLVFRVSKTTSSSVSGEQYKVKVPDVYSVEDHHDALLINDYASYLSWNTVSQWTHGSWKTDYKGWKTSDSVSVSKLQEDPDAILEIVEDSMSDVNSRSHDKCKWNTSDLKSHTSAGVLENRQVCGGRIQSLQSWCYYVGWSLCLSLSVMCFIITGTLGVKFNKTQTLLWAHSVFFSLVCCGFVLHPALILITAITVSLLRRKKPDWFHSLSVKEPVTELLRHRDFVSKYQQSHFEKALAARQRARYLRLVRPPNSRELKYVRGQMKKQTLLHKTTRNLTFHLIMLLTILFVTYGKSDNDYKYHLNQAIKTHFTKSPQNSFHSIKKHDDWWNWTTTAFLERLYDSAICRDKRVENETGDFSCPFSLIGSPVIRKIKSTYNSSCQILNLLGKNNIKCSNNQSVEKRHSLCGKLGCYEGESVSVSLGKTRSKAIKSIKKLLDTGWMTPFTQIVMVQLILYNGPSNLFTAVTVLVEQTSTGALMPSASIQSTRLYHFPAVLDYSVMTCELLLLLFILLHMYRQIYVMTQREWLYWRNLWSWLEVTVFICSLLWFICSVYIFMLKTEMIDFLQKEDFELPVDLSPVFFCEQLSQSLLGVVVNLLLLKCVSLLRLNKAMAAAVSTWKLIFSNLLWLLAPGVVAMALSSLCNLIFHSFPFTSITRSSHLLFTRFFCMSHFGDIYLQSQVPSTIYFGAIFCTMIPFNATVIATLTFFVKQTKKTKKRKHLLTVFELISYVKDKALRIIGKASHKSTDHHVHANRFSLAEFEDLMDELLFHLCNMSDSLHNTLPAKENLFETQSNFSVLLSGHVYSSDSESVIFDGLEKKHIGCLDISSASYRENTHRSPFEHRTSQYIQDRGRTQEESFSRGPRDFRNCLKDPIRESEETGQAQILSSSKQTHCAPSEWKDKVYIKSSMLPDPSRLADEHSFAIKTQITTQKLRRHTLLTSSTCKVNTGHHTAHGKRAGESHVFNTSSVEGMDNSVQGQTIIPGFIEQYM, encoded by the exons ATGTTTCTTTTATGTCGGTTTGTATTCAGTTTAATTTTGTCAGTCATTTTTGCTCTCAGGCATGTCAAGGGAAACTCGGGATATG CTGTTCAGTGGTTCTTTGAATTGAGCAACTGTAGCTCATTGGGCTCACTCCAGGGTCAAAAAACGGAGCTTCCATTATGTTCTAAGCTGTGTTTCAGTGAAGG ATGCTTCTCCTCTGAGTATGTCCCTTCTGGGAATGAGACGGGCTGGTTGGCAGTGCACAGCAGCAGAAGGCCTTCTGTTCATGATGCCACTGTAGTTGCTTTGACTGACAGGGTGCAGATTGGGAAGCCCCTCCTCCTGGAAGTCTCAG GCATACTAAATCTGAGCAAAGAAAACTTTTCTATGGTTTTCATTACATTTAGTGGGAACTCTGGTCCTCAGGGTCTGCATAATATATCTGTTATGGGCAACGGATACCTCACCTGCTACATAGATGCGATATTACATGCTGCTGGATTGTACCATTTAA ATGTGACCGTGACGAACAGTATCTACACTCATTCTGCCAGCTGGAAGATTAGAGCGTGTCCCTTTGGGACTGAGTACTTGAATCTCATGTTGTCCAAGAGAGATCAGGATATCCCATCTTGTGCCCCTCTGCCCACAGATGCAGAGGACAAGCGGCAGGGTCACACGCGAG CTGTTTGGATCTTTTCTGATAAACGGGCATATGCAACAGAGACAGACATTAAATTTGTAGCAGTAACAGAGGAGCCTGATCCTCTATACATTCATTGGAAATTTGGGGATGCAccagaaataaaaacaacatcCAGAATCTACAAAAAGAGATATCGCTTACCAGACAA ATACAATGTCACTGTCAGTGTGTGTGATGGTCTCGCATCCATCAGCTCAGATGTTTATCCGCTCGTGATTCAGAGAGCTGTGCAGCCCAACAGGCTTCTGTATAGTCCctcagttttatcacacagctcTGTGAACGTCACCTGCCGGATCAGCGCAGGAACTGATGTCTCGTATATCTGGAATTTTGGAGATGGAACAGAGCGAGATGGATCAAGCACTGAGCATCATGTCTATAACAG AACTGGAGAATACATAATAGAAGTTATTATATCCAACCTGGTGAGCTCAGCCTCTTTAACAGGGCACATCTTTGTCGTTGAAGAATTATGTCAGcctcctccagtgaaaaatatGGGCCCAAATAAAATACAG GTGTGGCGGTATCAAACTGTCCATCTTGCTGTGACGTTTGAGGCACAGATTCAATGTAATGTTTCCAGAGGTCTGCTGTATAGATGGACTATATATGACATGAGCGGACAACGACTGCTGTTCCCACACATAGACACGGGACGGCAGTATATTGATCTTCCAAAATACCTCCTTCATTATGGAACATATAAAGCTATAGCAAAG GTCCAAGTAACCGGCAGTGTGGTGTACAGCAACTACAGTGTTTTAATTGAAGTGGTGCGCAGTCATCCTGTCAGTGTCCTCAGCGAAGCCACAAATATTTTCATCAATCGTCAGAGCGGCACCATCATTACTCTTGATGGACGAAAATCACATGACCCAGATTACCCTAATAACACTATAAG TTACAGCTGGTCATGCAGGCCAGTAAACACAGAAGAGAGCAGCTGTTTCAACAGGAACATTGTGACCACTTCAGCAGTACTTACATTTCCCGCTCTTTCCTTGAAAGCTGATTTCGACCTGCTTAAATTCACTCTCACTGTGCGCAGTGGCCATCGCTCTTCATCATCTGAGATGTTCATCACTGTAACATCAAAACATGTCAG CAACATTCATATGTCTTGTAAACAAGTCCGAGAAAATTCCGTGAATTGGAATGAGCAGTTTTCTGTTTCTGCTCTCTGTGATGCTTGTGGtttcaatgcaaaaaatgtCACCTATTACTGGAAACTTTACCTGGTTAATTCCTCAAGCAAAGCTGTACCAGAAA TTCCGTTCTGCAGCAGTATGGATCTCGGTTTACCCTCCAGAATACAGGAGAGCTTACATTTCTCCCAGCCTGCTGTGACACCCTACACTCCAACCCATTTTACTGAGCCTTCCCTTCCAGTATCTCTGGCTCCTTATCTTTTATCAGATGATACTGACCTTACAGCCCCGGTTTCACAAGATACTCTGACttcaataatacataaaaaacacCATAATATTGGTGTACACACTCTAATTGAAAGCCCCAGTACAAACACGCACCACCATGCAGCATTTCCGACTATCGCATCTTCACCCCCCCCTTTCCTTCCATCCTTCCCCGGGGAAACAGAGTCGTCCGGGAGTCAGTGGCAGTATCAGGGGTCTTTACCAGCCTCAGATAAGGTGTCATTGACAGATATGACCTCAG ATTTTCATACTGAGGACATGATTTACACAGACGCTTATCAGGAGTCAATATCAGGCGATCATCTCTCCCTACCAG AGTATGATTACTATAATTATGGAATTGAAGAGGCTGATCCTGGTGTTGGCAGACCTACAG GGACCAATTCAGTGGGCTTTAGTTGGAATGGAGTATCATTCCCTCACTCTTATGACAATGAGGGTGATAATCTGGTGGACCCCAGCCTGCTTGGCCCCGCGGTGTCTGAGAAGACCCTGCTAGATCTGGACAGACAGCTCATTCAGTCTTACACTCTCACAG GATTGTCTTCTTCGGTTGTCACATTTAAACCCTTCATGCTTAAACCAAAGAGTCTTTATTTGCTTGAAGTGTCTGCAA TTTCTGAGAAGCGGCTGCAAGGGAAAAGCCAGCTGTTCTTCCACACTCAAGCTGTTCCTGAGGGAATGAGCTGCCAAGTGCAGCCCAACACAGGCTATGAAATTCACACTCATTTCAGCATCTTCTGCTCCTCTGGAAAAGAG GATCTCTTATATGAATACAGTTTTAGTGTGGGCAACGATCCAAAGAAACTCCTTTACGAAGGCAGGGATTTCCAACATTACTTTAGTCTTCCTAGTGGAGATCCTAATGACGATTACAAAG TCACAATCTATATTGAAATAaagaacagatttggagcaGCGACCAAACCATGTCCTGTGAAAGTGACTGTTCTTCCAAGCTTTCAGAGAAACTCATCCTCTCAGCTCAACCCTGATCAAGAACT GTACATGTATGGAGTGGGTAACCTAACCGGTCTGAGTAAGATCGGAAGCAACAGAGAAATCATCAACTACATCTCTCTTATGATCGCGGTACTGAACCGCTTGAGTCTGGACCTGGATTCCTCCGTCGAGCTTCTGACGCTCACACGCGCTTCCATCATTACAGCAGCCTGTCAGCTGTCCATCACTGATAAG gaaattttatttgaaataattcacAGGCTTACTGATTTGATAAAAGTCTCCAGTCAa GTGACATTTTACAGTGCCAAACAAGTAATTCAGCATGTTCACGACATCTCATCCCTCTCACATGAGTCCAAGCCTCCAGCAGGCCATATTTTGGACTCTGGAATGGTGAAAGCGCTGGTATCGCTCCTGTCTGGTGTGTTGGAGGCTCCAGCGCTCTCTTCCAGACCAGGACACCAACTCACAAACAAAGTGCTTTACACCATTACTGATTTAGTACTG GAGTGTTTGCTGTCCAGCAATGTCTTGCAGTGCAATGTGAACACCACGTTCATGGAAGTGTTAGCCTGGAAGGATGAGCGGTCTCATTCTGTGGTGCAAACATTTGGCCTCACTGCGTTCCACCTCACTGATTTTCTGGAGATGCAATTTCAGCAATGGAGCAGAAACAGCCAGCACAAGCCCTGCGTCATTACCTGGCTCGCAGTGTACAGGCAGAGCCCATACCGCTGGTCCAGACACGTGCAG CTCAGTGGAGAGACAGCAGACATTCGGCTCTACAACTGCACCACTAGGAAGGAAATCAAAGTCCGACATCTATCCACACCAGTTACCATTGAATTTCAGAGGAAAGAGGAGACAAAT CAGAGTCGACACACACGGTTCACTCTTCTGCACGGTCAGGTGAACACTCATCGGTTCAACATCACGTCACAGACTCTTCAGAGAGCCTTTCAGATCACTGTGCAGTTTAACAGGCCAGCTGAACGCCCCTTTCCCGTCCTGCTGCTGCTTAG GATGTATGAGCAGCCAACACCTAATCTACAcaacaaacagaaaatgtatCACTGGAAAGGACAGACGGCTCACATCTTCCTCCCTCAATCCTATTTGCATG CTGCTGGTTCTGTGTACCTGAGGCTTCTCAATGCAGACTATAACAAAAGCCCTAGCAACAAGTACATCGCCAGAGCTGTGAACTACACACTTCGCATTGAGTCTGTGGAGTGTTTGTCCTGGGATGGTGTGAAAGAGCAGAAGCCCAGTGGCTGTTTTTCTCATGGTGGGGTTTCCACAGACAAGATCCACTGCAG ttgcaaCCACCTGGCATCATTTGCAGTATCACATGAGAACATCATAAGCAGCTACAACTCTGCAGATGTTTCGCAGTTTATCCA CTCCAAAACCAACTTCATACTGATCATTTTTTCAGTAATATTCCTGGCTCTCTATGTGGTGGTGTTGGTCATCTGTAGGAAGGCTGATGTTTCCATACAGAAAACTACAGGCTCATTTCTGCTACCAGAAAACAATCCCTCAGACCGGTTCCTCTACGCTGTCACCATAGACACAGGATTGAGATCTAGAACCAGAATGACAGCAAAG GTTCATATCATTCTGTATGGAGATAAAGGTGTCTCTCAAACCAGGGAACTCAGCAGCTCTGACTCCAAACTCTTTACATGCAACTCAAGGAATACCTTTATTCTGAG ttGCACAGAGAGTCTAGGTCGAGTATGGAAGGTGCGTCTTTGGCATGATAATGGAGGTTCATCTCCCAGCTGGTATCTGAGCCATGTGGTGGTCAAAGACCTGGTGCAGGGGTCCTGCTGGTTCTTCCTGGGCCAGTGCTGGCTGGCAGTGGATGAGGGAGATGGAAGGGTGGAGAGGAGTTTAGTTGCTTCTGAATGCAGCCTGACATTTAAACAG TTCCTGTATTTGAAACTCACAGAATACCTGGAGGACTTTCACCCGTGGCTGTCTGTGTACAGTCGTCCGTCTTTtagctctcacacacacactcagcgcTGGAGTGTGTGCCTGCTGCTCCTGCACTGCTACATGTGTGTCAGCGCAGCGCTTGTAAATCTTTTGGAAAAACAG TGTTTTGTAGAGATGGGGCTTATTGATGTTTCGCCGGTTTCCATGGTAACAGGCCTGTGCAGTGCTCTGGCTGTGCTGCCGGTGGGGGGTCTGGTGTCCCTGGTGTTTCGTGTCAGTAAG ACCACATCCAGTAGTGTGTCCGGAGAGCAGTATAAGGTCAAGGTGCCTGATGTCTACTCTGTAGAAG ATCACCATGATGCACTTCTGATAAATGACTATGCATCGTATTTGTCCTGGAATACGGTTTCCCAATGGACTCATGGATCATGGAAAACAGATTACAAG GGTTGGAAAACCTCAGATTCAGTGTCTGTGTCAAAACTGCAAGAGGATCCTGATGCCATCTTAGAGATTGTAGAAGACTCCATGTCTGATGTCAACAGCAGATCACATGACAAATGCAAATGGAATACGTCTGATCTGAAATCTCACACCTCTGCAG GCGTCCTAGAGAACCGGCAGGTTTGTGGTGGTAGAATCCAAAGTCTTCAGTCCTGGTGTTATTATGTGGGCTGGAGCCTGTGCTTGTCTCTTTCTGTTATGTGCTTCATCATCACAGGAACTCTTGGAGTGAA GttcaacaaaacacaaactCTTCTTTGGGCTCattctgtgttcttttctcttgtctgctgtggctttgtACTGCATCCAGCATTG ATACTCATAACTGCTATCACAGTGTCTCTGCTGCGTCGAAAGAAGCCAGACTGGTTCCACAGTCTAAGTGTAAAAGAGCCTGTCACTGAATTATTGAGACACAGGGACTTTGTTAGCAAATACCAGCAGTCCCATTTTGAAAAG GCGCTCGCTGCCCGTCAGAGAGCCAGGTATTTGCGTCTGGTGCGGCCACCAAATTCAAGAGAGCTGAAGTATGTGAGAGGCCAGATGAAGAAACAGACTCTCCTTCACAAAACCACAAG GAATTTGACGTTTCACCTAATCATGCTATTGACAATTCTGTTCGTGACTTATGGAAAGTCTGACAATGACTACAAGTACCATTTGAATCAAGCTATCAAAACTCATTTCACAAA GAGTCCGCAAAATTCATTTCACTCCATCAAAAAACATGACGATTGGTGGAACTGGACAACAACCGCTTTTCTTGAGAGATTATATGACAGTGCCATCTGCCGTGATAAAAGAGTAGAAaatgaa ACAGGAGATTTCAGCTGTCCTTTTTCTCTTATTGGGAGTCCAGTTATTAGAAAGATCAAGAGCACATATAACTCATCGTGCCAG ATCTTGAATTTGTTGGGCAAGAACAATATTAAATGCTCTAATAACCAGTCTGTGGAAAAGAGACACTCACTTTGTGGGAAACTTGGGTGTTATGAGGGAGAAAGTGTGAGTGTGAGCCTTGGAAAAACAAG GTCCAAAGCAATCAAGTCAATTAAAAAGCTTCTGGACACTGGCTGGATGACTCCTTTCACCCAAATTGTGATGGTTCAGTTGATCCTGTACAATGGGCCCAGTAACCTCTTTACGGCAGTTACTGTACTAGTAGAGCAAACCTCAACAGGAGCTCTGATGCCCTCAGCAAGCATACAGTCCACTAGACTCTACCATTTCCCAGCTGTCCTTGACTACAGTGTTATGACCTGTGAG CttcttttacttttattcatccTGCTTCATATGTATCGGCAAATATATGTTATGACTCAAAGAGAATGGCTTTACTGGAGAAACCTTTGGAGCTGGCTTGAG GTGACAGTGTTCATCTGCAGTCTTTTGTGGTTTATCTGCTCTGTGTACATCTTTATGCTAAAAACGGAGATGATTGATTTCCTGCAGAAGGAGGATTTTGAATTACCTGTTGATCTAAGCCCCGTCTTCTTTTGTGAGCAG CTTTCTCAATCTCTCCTTGGCGTTGTGGTTAATTTACTTCTACTGAAATGTGTGTCCCTACTACGGCTAAACAAAGCAATGGCAGCAGCTGTATCTACTTGGAAGCTGATCTTCTCCAACCTGCTTTGGTTACTG GCACCTGGTGTTGTCGCAATGGCCCTCTCCAGTCTCTGCAACttgatctttcattcattcCCATTTACCAGTATCACTAGATCTTCTCATTTGCTCTTCACTCGTTTCTTTTGCATGAGCCACTTTGGTGACATTTACCTCCAATCCCAAGTCCCATCAACAATTTATTTTGGAGCTATATTCTGCACTATGATTCCATTTAATGCTACG GTAATTGCCACTCTTACCTTTTTTGTGAAACAAACgaagaaaactaaaaaaagaaaacatttactgaCTGTCTTTGAGCTGATCTCTTATGTCAAAGACAAGGCTTTACGCATTATTGGCAAAGCCAGTCACAAGTCAACTGACCATCATGTCCACGCTAAT AGGTTTTCCTTAGCAGAGTTTGAGGATCTCATGGATGAACTGTTGTTTCATCTCTGCAATATGTCAGACAGTCTCCACAACACCCTGCCAGCAAAAGAAAATCTATTCGAAACCCAGAGTAATTTCTCTGTGCTGCTTTCTGGGCATGTTTATAGCTCAGACTCAGAG AGTGTAATTTTTGATGGACTGGAGAAGAAACACATAGGATGCCTGGATATCAGCAGTGCCTCATATAGAGAAAACACTCACAG ATCACCATTTGAACACAGAACGTCTCAGTACATACAAGACAGAGGAAGAACGCAGGAGGAGAGTTTTTCAAGAGGGCCGAGGGATTTCAGAAACTGCCTCAAAGATCCAATCAGAGAGTCAGAAGAGACTGGACAGGCCCAAATTCTTTCTTCAAGCAAGCAGACCCATTGTGCACCATCTGAATGGAAGGACAAAGTGTACATTAAATCATCAATGCTGCCTGATCCAAGCAGGTTGGCAGATGAGCATAGTTTTGCCATCAAGACACAAATCACGACTCAAAAGTTGAGAAGGCACACTCTTCTAACCTCATCAACTTGCAAAGTGAACACGGGTCATCATACAGCACATGGCAAGCGAGCTGGAGAGTCACATGTGTTTAATACATCTTCCGTTGAGGGAATGGACAATTCTGTACAAGGGCAAACAATTATTCCAGGGTTCATTGAACAGTATATGTAA